A genomic window from Oceanobacillus timonensis includes:
- the sda gene encoding sporulation histidine kinase inhibitor Sda, whose amino-acid sequence MNSLRHLSDALLKETLRNAIYLKLEKNFCATLKNEIQKRRERSEYRHDEDNSMTDIFER is encoded by the coding sequence ATGAATAGTCTCAGGCATTTGTCAGATGCGCTTTTAAAAGAGACGCTGAGAAATGCAATCTATTTAAAATTAGAGAAGAATTTTTGTGCAACTTTAAAAAATGAAATCCAAAAAAGAAGAGAGAGGAGTGAGTACAGGCACGATGAAGACAATAGCATGACGGATATTTTTGAAAGGTGA
- a CDS encoding efflux RND transporter permease subunit: MKNLSNFSIKRPKFTIVVMLVLLILGSVSLTRLPIQMMPDINPPVAVVATSYPGAGPEEVLDNVTEPLEEDLSTVTGLQNISSQSQEASSMVFLEFDYDMTIDEVENEITRTMDSAELPDQAEDPSFIEFDISMMPSIQMAATSTNGDTAEFENQVNDLANELESIQGVASINVNGLMDREVAVELDTEALSDYNLSQSDIAGMIEANNISMPIDTIEDTEQGYNISTRTTNELEGLDELRDLVLLDMPDEEVTLDDVADVSISEDNGGVITRYNEEDAVQLEMMLADGANASSVNKEFNEELDALLEDNEYEQLSVSTLYDEGEYIDMAIDSIYVSLISGAVLAMFVLFAFLRNLKAPLIIGLSIPFSVITTFALLFFTNISINMMTLGGLALGIGMLLDNSIVVIENIYRHLSMGKDPKQAAREGTREVFTAILASTLTTASVFLPVVFVTGLVGQLFTPLAITVVFSLLASLFVAVTVVPMLASRILTEPKNMDESQRKQKGYMKRLRRASAWTLRHRVSVLITAVVLFAAGAIGLFVQGMEFMPEQDEGFLTVEVEKEQGTLLEDTQDTVEDIEAELDNHDEVDSYLSTTGSSGMMSFTDESNSATVSVQLTDASDRNITTSEFINEVEDDIQDTDASAEIDVVPMSQASAGEPNSVVLNLSDDDEERLDEAETDVIDALEEEEDINSVTSSNDGTVEELQVVVDRAEALDNGLQPAQVGEALYEATNGVEASTIEETDGFTTINVKYPADVLESEAAFENISIANDEGEYVDLGDVASLEEGESPTLINRDEMEDTRELTISFSDSLSLNEASQLIENEIDDLDLHEDTEHSMGGDMEMLNDAIPQLMLAIALGIVFIYLVMVAQFESFKAPFAVIMTIPLAFIGVALSLLITNNPLSVIAMVGLILLIGIVVNNAILIVDYIQQQKEKGMSAYEAIEVSVQDRFRPILITAITTILGMLPLTLELGEGMEGIAPMGIVVIGGLTASTFLTLFVIPIIYSFIDPETRKMNKKYMTPDGEIITQRQVDERKKQEAAASSEQEKEEVHGDSEEDQSDENPDQRE, encoded by the coding sequence GTGAAGAATTTATCGAATTTCTCGATTAAGAGACCAAAATTCACGATCGTTGTGATGTTGGTCCTTTTAATTCTGGGCAGTGTTTCATTAACCAGGCTGCCGATTCAAATGATGCCTGATATTAATCCGCCTGTTGCTGTTGTGGCAACAAGTTATCCGGGCGCGGGGCCGGAAGAAGTGTTGGATAATGTGACAGAACCTCTTGAGGAGGATCTTTCTACAGTTACAGGGTTACAGAATATTTCTTCCCAATCACAGGAAGCTTCTTCGATGGTCTTTTTAGAATTTGATTATGATATGACCATTGATGAAGTAGAAAATGAAATAACCCGTACCATGGATTCTGCCGAGTTACCTGATCAGGCGGAAGATCCGAGTTTTATCGAATTTGATATTTCCATGATGCCAAGTATACAAATGGCAGCTACATCAACCAATGGAGATACAGCGGAATTTGAAAATCAAGTCAATGATTTAGCAAATGAACTGGAGTCGATTCAAGGAGTCGCATCCATTAATGTTAATGGCTTGATGGATAGAGAAGTAGCTGTGGAATTAGATACAGAAGCTTTGAGTGACTACAATCTATCACAGTCAGATATCGCTGGAATGATAGAGGCGAATAATATCTCCATGCCTATCGATACAATTGAAGATACAGAGCAAGGATACAATATTTCGACACGGACAACGAATGAATTAGAAGGCTTGGATGAACTGCGTGATCTGGTATTGCTTGACATGCCTGATGAGGAAGTGACGCTGGATGACGTTGCAGATGTGTCTATCTCGGAAGATAACGGAGGTGTGATTACCCGTTATAATGAGGAAGATGCTGTCCAGCTGGAAATGATGTTGGCAGATGGTGCGAACGCGTCCTCTGTAAACAAAGAATTTAATGAAGAACTGGATGCTTTACTGGAAGACAATGAATATGAACAGCTTTCTGTCAGCACGCTTTATGACGAAGGTGAGTATATAGATATGGCGATTGACAGTATCTATGTTTCCCTTATCAGTGGTGCCGTGTTGGCCATGTTTGTATTGTTTGCGTTTTTAAGAAACTTGAAAGCACCGTTGATTATCGGATTGTCTATTCCGTTTTCCGTTATTACCACTTTTGCTTTGCTGTTCTTCACAAATATCAGTATCAACATGATGACATTAGGTGGTTTAGCACTTGGAATCGGGATGCTCTTAGATAACTCGATTGTTGTTATTGAAAATATCTACAGACATCTATCCATGGGTAAAGATCCTAAACAAGCAGCACGAGAAGGAACAAGGGAAGTATTTACAGCCATACTTGCTTCTACCTTGACGACAGCTTCTGTTTTCTTACCGGTTGTGTTCGTTACCGGCTTAGTGGGACAGTTATTCACCCCATTAGCGATAACAGTCGTGTTCAGTCTGCTGGCTTCCTTGTTTGTAGCGGTAACCGTTGTGCCAATGCTGGCAAGCCGTATTTTGACAGAACCGAAAAATATGGACGAATCGCAACGGAAACAAAAAGGCTACATGAAACGATTAAGAAGAGCCTCCGCATGGACGCTCAGACATAGAGTATCTGTATTGATTACTGCTGTTGTCTTATTTGCTGCCGGAGCTATTGGCTTGTTTGTACAGGGAATGGAATTCATGCCGGAACAAGATGAAGGCTTTCTGACAGTAGAAGTTGAAAAAGAACAAGGAACTCTGCTGGAGGACACACAAGACACCGTAGAAGATATTGAAGCGGAACTGGATAATCATGATGAAGTGGATTCTTATCTAAGTACAACCGGTTCATCTGGTATGATGTCCTTTACAGATGAAAGCAATTCAGCAACGGTGAGCGTACAATTAACAGATGCCAGTGACCGGAATATAACCACTTCTGAGTTTATCAATGAAGTGGAAGATGATATTCAGGATACAGATGCATCTGCAGAAATTGATGTTGTTCCAATGTCCCAGGCAAGTGCCGGAGAACCAAATTCGGTTGTCCTGAATTTGTCGGATGACGATGAAGAACGCTTGGATGAAGCAGAAACAGATGTGATCGATGCATTGGAAGAAGAAGAGGATATTAATAGTGTAACTTCCAGCAATGATGGAACGGTGGAAGAACTACAGGTAGTTGTTGACCGTGCAGAAGCGCTAGATAATGGATTACAGCCGGCACAGGTTGGAGAAGCTTTATATGAAGCAACCAATGGTGTTGAAGCTTCTACGATTGAAGAAACAGACGGCTTTACTACCATTAATGTGAAGTATCCTGCTGATGTCTTGGAAAGTGAAGCAGCGTTTGAAAATATCTCGATTGCGAATGATGAAGGTGAATATGTAGACTTAGGCGATGTTGCCTCTCTGGAAGAAGGGGAATCACCTACGCTTATTAATAGAGATGAGATGGAAGATACAAGAGAATTAACCATTTCCTTCAGCGACAGTCTTTCATTAAATGAAGCGAGTCAGTTGATTGAAAATGAGATTGATGATCTTGACCTGCATGAAGATACCGAGCATTCAATGGGCGGAGATATGGAAATGCTCAATGATGCGATTCCGCAATTAATGTTAGCCATTGCGCTTGGAATTGTATTTATCTACCTTGTCATGGTTGCTCAATTTGAATCATTTAAAGCACCGTTTGCGGTTATCATGACGATTCCATTAGCATTTATTGGTGTTGCTCTATCTCTGTTAATCACCAATAATCCGCTGAGTGTGATAGCCATGGTAGGTCTCATTCTCCTTATCGGGATTGTTGTAAACAATGCGATCTTGATTGTGGATTATATCCAGCAACAGAAAGAAAAAGGAATGTCTGCTTATGAGGCTATTGAAGTCAGTGTGCAAGACAGATTCAGACCAATCCTTATTACAGCTATTACCACGATTCTCGGTATGCTTCCATTAACACTGGAACTTGGAGAAGGCATGGAAGGCATTGCTCCAATGGGGATTGTCGTCATTGGCGGATTGACTGCAAGCACATTCTTAACCTTGTTTGTCATTCCGATTATCTATAGCTTTATTGATCCGGAAACAAGGAAAATGAATAAAAAATATATGACGCCGGATGGAGAAATCATTACGCAGCGTCAAGTGGATGAAAGAAAGAAACAGGAAGCTGCTGCATCTTCTGAGCAAGAAAAAGAGGAAGTGCATGGCGATTCTGAAGAAGACCAATCTGATGAGAACCCGGATCAGAGAGAGTAA
- the thiM gene encoding hydroxyethylthiazole kinase, with protein sequence MDYIGKIKEKRPLIYNVINEVATNFAANGLIAIGASPAMSHTPKEAVENAQNAQAVVLNLGTLTEERAEAMLIAGKTANEEGVPVILDPIAVGGTTFRTEVIDELLEKVQFTAIRANAGEIAVLGNVFDSMKSPDSTIAEIDPEIAKAVANKYHTVVIATGKTDVITDGMRTTLCGNGDAMLQNITTSGCLLTSLVGPYVSVGEDVYEASVEVTAAYGIAAELAMKKAEGPGFFIPALLDTLYFLDQQMVDKYKRLEEW encoded by the coding sequence ATGGATTACATCGGGAAAATAAAAGAAAAAAGACCGCTTATTTATAATGTCATCAATGAAGTAGCCACGAACTTTGCTGCGAATGGATTGATTGCCATTGGTGCTTCTCCGGCTATGTCGCATACGCCGAAAGAAGCGGTGGAGAATGCGCAAAATGCCCAAGCGGTTGTGTTGAATCTCGGAACACTGACGGAAGAACGTGCAGAAGCTATGCTAATTGCCGGGAAAACAGCGAATGAGGAAGGCGTTCCGGTTATTTTGGATCCAATTGCTGTGGGAGGAACAACATTTCGAACAGAAGTCATTGATGAACTGTTGGAAAAGGTTCAATTTACCGCTATTCGGGCCAATGCAGGAGAAATTGCTGTACTAGGAAATGTGTTTGATTCCATGAAAAGTCCTGACTCCACCATTGCAGAAATTGATCCGGAAATTGCAAAGGCTGTAGCAAATAAATATCATACGGTCGTCATTGCAACCGGAAAAACAGATGTGATTACCGATGGCATGCGTACGACACTTTGCGGAAATGGGGACGCGATGCTGCAGAATATTACAACCAGCGGCTGTTTACTTACCTCGCTCGTCGGGCCATATGTCAGTGTTGGAGAAGATGTGTATGAAGCAAGCGTTGAGGTAACCGCAGCCTATGGAATTGCAGCGGAGTTGGCGATGAAAAAAGCAGAAGGGCCCGGTTTCTTTATTCCGGCACTGTTGGACACATTATATTTTCTGGATCAACAAATGGTAGATAAGTACAAGCGGTTGGAAGAATGGTAG
- a CDS encoding BCCT family transporter, translating to MSKKSNKNFSSVFTYASIIVGILVVLGAVFPDQFGHYSGAIGDWVTETFGWYYMAVFTVVLFFCIFLGISPIGKLKLGKPTEKPEFNTISWLTMLFSAGMGIGLVFYGSSEPISHYLAPPTADPETKAALAESMRSTFLHYGFHPWAVYGIVALALAYSQFRKGEVGLLSKTLRPLFGDRVDGPLGNIVDILAVFATIIGVAVSLGVGAMQINGGLNYLFGVPNNIITQGIIIAIVTVLFLISAWSGLSKGIQYLSNLNMILAGLLFLFVLILGPTLLILNMVTSSTGDYLTSLLFSSLDAAPLNDQKHEWMQTWTLYYWGWWMSWSPFVGIFIARVSRGRSIREFVLAVLCVPTLVSIFWFSAFGMTGIETGQGAPQIFNLPPETQLFGIFNELPLSIILSVIALVLISSFFVTSADSATFVLGMQTAFGTLHPKNFIKVVWGVSLSAIAFVLLLSGGETGLDALQSAAIISALPFSIVVILMGIAFYKDANRERKYLGLTITPNKRRMQEYIKKTEAEEEQEK from the coding sequence ATGAGTAAAAAATCGAATAAGAACTTTTCCAGCGTATTTACATATGCGTCGATTATCGTTGGTATATTAGTTGTGCTGGGTGCTGTTTTTCCTGATCAATTTGGACATTATTCAGGAGCAATCGGCGATTGGGTGACCGAAACTTTCGGCTGGTATTATATGGCAGTATTCACTGTCGTCTTATTTTTCTGTATCTTTTTAGGTATCAGTCCTATTGGTAAACTGAAATTGGGGAAACCAACGGAGAAACCGGAATTTAACACCATCTCCTGGTTAACGATGTTATTTAGCGCCGGTATGGGAATCGGGTTAGTGTTTTATGGTTCATCAGAGCCAATTTCCCATTATCTTGCACCACCTACCGCTGACCCGGAAACCAAAGCTGCCTTAGCGGAATCAATGCGATCTACTTTCCTGCATTATGGATTCCACCCTTGGGCTGTGTACGGTATAGTTGCATTAGCACTTGCTTATTCCCAGTTCAGAAAAGGGGAAGTTGGTCTTTTATCAAAAACATTACGACCTCTATTCGGAGATCGTGTTGATGGACCGCTTGGAAATATCGTTGACATATTAGCTGTGTTTGCAACGATTATCGGTGTAGCTGTTTCCTTAGGTGTAGGAGCCATGCAAATTAACGGAGGGTTAAACTACCTCTTTGGTGTTCCGAATAACATCATTACCCAAGGGATTATTATCGCTATTGTTACCGTGTTGTTCTTAATCAGTGCTTGGAGCGGATTAAGCAAAGGAATTCAGTATTTAAGTAATTTAAATATGATTTTAGCAGGTCTGTTATTCCTGTTTGTGTTGATTTTAGGACCGACTTTACTTATTCTCAATATGGTAACAAGTTCAACAGGGGATTACTTAACGTCACTTTTATTTAGCAGTTTGGATGCAGCGCCATTAAATGACCAGAAACATGAGTGGATGCAAACCTGGACATTATATTATTGGGGCTGGTGGATGAGCTGGAGTCCATTTGTCGGCATATTCATTGCAAGGGTTTCCCGCGGGAGATCTATCCGAGAATTTGTCTTAGCTGTTTTATGTGTTCCAACCCTTGTAAGTATATTCTGGTTCAGCGCTTTCGGTATGACAGGAATCGAAACGGGTCAAGGAGCACCGCAAATATTTAATCTGCCGCCTGAGACGCAATTATTCGGTATTTTCAATGAACTACCTTTAAGTATCATCCTATCTGTTATTGCTCTGGTGCTGATTTCATCTTTCTTTGTTACTTCAGCAGATTCCGCGACATTTGTATTAGGTATGCAGACAGCCTTTGGAACCTTGCACCCTAAAAACTTTATCAAAGTGGTATGGGGCGTATCATTATCAGCGATTGCATTTGTATTACTATTATCAGGTGGAGAAACCGGATTAGATGCATTACAATCGGCCGCTATTATATCGGCATTGCCGTTTAGTATCGTCGTCATATTAATGGGTATCGCCTTCTACAAAGATGCAAACCGAGAAAGAAAATATTTAGGTTTGACCATTACACCAAATAAACGAAGAATGCAAGAATATATAAAGAAAACAGAAGCAGAAGAAGAGCAAGAAAAATAA
- a CDS encoding TetR/AcrR family transcriptional regulator, whose product MNGFEKRTEEKKKQILEAAFELMNGDADAGNVTMEEIAKHANVGKATLFKYFGSKDNLIHEVFQDFINQLITGAREIIAEDKSFEETLIALSQNKIGYLDKINHQFYMRMMDFFTKKDDEGLSLMMQKFNEVNYDMLLDLFHRGRKEGKVDLKYSDEFLLLYFQAIVEGISKPQIYEKIAPYTEEWTEMLIKGIAPRKD is encoded by the coding sequence GTGAATGGTTTTGAAAAACGGACAGAAGAAAAGAAAAAACAGATTTTAGAAGCAGCTTTTGAGCTGATGAACGGTGATGCAGACGCTGGAAATGTAACCATGGAGGAAATCGCGAAGCATGCGAATGTCGGCAAAGCGACCCTTTTTAAATATTTTGGCAGCAAGGATAACCTGATTCATGAAGTTTTCCAGGACTTTATTAATCAATTGATTACCGGTGCCAGAGAAATCATAGCTGAAGATAAATCATTTGAAGAAACGTTGATTGCATTAAGCCAAAATAAAATTGGCTATTTAGATAAAATCAACCATCAATTTTACATGCGTATGATGGATTTTTTTACGAAAAAAGATGACGAAGGCTTGTCTTTGATGATGCAGAAATTTAATGAAGTAAATTACGATATGTTATTGGATTTATTCCATCGGGGTCGTAAAGAGGGGAAAGTGGATCTGAAATATTCGGATGAATTTCTGCTGCTGTATTTCCAGGCAATTGTAGAAGGTATATCCAAACCGCAGATTTACGAGAAAATTGCCCCTTATACCGAAGAATGGACAGAGATGCTTATTAAAGGGATTGCGCCGAGGAAGGATTGA
- a CDS encoding MFS transporter — protein sequence MKFSKLVLPGVTMIAAAYGLARFSFGLLLPAINTSMEMTDSTSGVISSLFYIAYCVTIIYSTVITTREGPRRMIILAGLSAFLGLLLMAVTPNVWLLGLGVLLAGGSTGLVSPPYGAAVSLWIKEKQQGKANTWINSGTGFGIALSGLGAILLTPHWRFTYAIYAVLALFILIWNYKVIPKMDTGSGSTLMFKKGNLSLQGAKGSTNLVIASLILGFSTAAFWTFSRSFIEMAGDYSNAQLSGFWVMIGIFGVLGGFSGSMIEKGGLPFAYKIGSLAIASASIILALAPENFLIAYVSAGLFGCAYIFLTGVLLVWGIRVFIKNASLGIGVPFLLLAVGQVIGSSLAGVFMETWGYTASFITYGIIGMAAVLMGPKKS from the coding sequence ATGAAATTTTCAAAATTAGTTTTGCCTGGCGTGACAATGATTGCTGCTGCTTACGGGTTGGCAAGGTTCAGCTTTGGTCTGCTCCTCCCGGCAATCAATACATCCATGGAGATGACCGATTCGACATCCGGCGTTATCTCCTCCCTATTTTACATTGCTTATTGTGTAACAATTATTTACTCTACTGTTATCACAACAAGAGAAGGACCGAGAAGAATGATTATACTGGCCGGTTTGTCTGCATTTCTCGGACTGTTATTGATGGCCGTTACACCGAATGTTTGGCTGCTTGGATTAGGCGTATTGCTCGCTGGAGGTAGTACAGGCCTGGTATCCCCTCCTTATGGAGCCGCAGTCTCCCTTTGGATAAAAGAAAAGCAGCAGGGAAAAGCAAATACATGGATTAATTCAGGAACGGGTTTTGGGATTGCGCTTTCCGGCTTAGGTGCTATTTTACTGACACCTCATTGGCGCTTCACCTATGCCATCTATGCGGTTTTAGCATTATTTATTCTCATATGGAACTATAAAGTCATTCCGAAAATGGACACCGGCTCAGGATCAACATTAATGTTTAAAAAAGGAAATCTTTCACTGCAAGGTGCAAAAGGATCAACCAATCTGGTTATAGCTTCCCTTATTTTAGGTTTTTCTACTGCTGCATTCTGGACATTTTCCAGGTCATTTATCGAAATGGCTGGAGATTATAGTAATGCACAGCTCTCCGGATTTTGGGTGATGATTGGTATTTTCGGTGTCCTTGGAGGATTTTCAGGATCAATGATTGAAAAAGGCGGACTGCCTTTCGCTTATAAAATAGGAAGCTTGGCCATTGCTTCTGCCTCTATCATCCTGGCCTTGGCTCCGGAAAATTTTCTGATCGCTTATGTATCTGCCGGATTATTTGGCTGTGCTTATATCTTTTTAACTGGTGTTCTTCTAGTATGGGGCATTCGCGTTTTTATTAAGAATGCATCGTTAGGTATCGGTGTTCCCTTTCTGCTTTTGGCAGTTGGACAAGTCATCGGTTCTTCGCTAGCAGGTGTATTTATGGAGACATGGGGGTATACAGCTTCCTTTATAACTTACGGAATCATCGGCATGGCAGCTGTTTTAATGGGACCAAAAAAATCGTAA
- a CDS encoding TetR/AcrR family transcriptional regulator, producing MSRSTKKEALLDVAEALFYEYGFRGVGLKQIIKEANVATMTLYNHFSSKDNLVEEVLKQREARYWSYLDSYVETDAESPFILAVEAHGLWLKEQSYQGDLFLRAIEDYAGTDNEIENIARSHKAKLLQYFQKLANKKGKDNEQDLANQLTLLLEGTTSMTTLIGAEQATKYSIKMARTLVQHSS from the coding sequence ATGAGCCGTTCGACAAAAAAAGAAGCATTACTTGATGTTGCGGAAGCATTGTTTTATGAATATGGATTTCGCGGAGTAGGTTTAAAACAAATTATAAAAGAAGCCAATGTAGCTACCATGACGCTTTATAACCATTTTTCTTCTAAAGATAATCTGGTTGAAGAAGTCCTGAAACAACGTGAAGCACGTTACTGGTCTTACTTGGATTCCTATGTAGAAACAGATGCAGAATCCCCTTTTATTCTTGCAGTGGAAGCACATGGTCTCTGGTTAAAAGAACAATCTTATCAAGGAGATTTGTTTTTACGAGCAATAGAAGATTATGCAGGAACGGATAATGAAATTGAAAACATTGCAAGAAGTCATAAAGCAAAATTGCTGCAGTATTTTCAAAAATTGGCGAACAAAAAGGGAAAAGATAACGAACAAGATTTAGCGAACCAATTGACGTTGCTCTTGGAAGGAACAACTTCGATGACAACATTAATTGGAGCAGAGCAAGCAACAAAATATTCTATTAAGATGGCGAGGACACTTGTCCAACATTCATCTTAA
- a CDS encoding DapH/DapD/GlmU-related protein: protein MELKELLSKMEADGVIIGGSEVNQAMVAVSTEARRLCAHLNTGVYTDEQIKEQMSQITGQELDEGFSLFLPFTTDFGKNIQIGKNVFINSGCRFQDQGQILIGNQCLIGHNVVLATINHDYNPENRGTMYLKPVILKDRTWIGSNATILPGVTVGENAVVAAGSVVTKDVAPNTIVGGNPAKLLSTLADKME from the coding sequence ATGGAATTGAAGGAGCTTTTATCAAAAATGGAAGCAGACGGAGTCATCATTGGCGGCTCTGAAGTTAATCAGGCAATGGTAGCCGTATCCACGGAAGCGAGACGCTTATGCGCTCATTTAAATACCGGAGTTTATACAGATGAGCAGATAAAAGAACAAATGTCTCAAATTACCGGTCAAGAATTAGATGAGGGTTTTTCTTTATTTCTCCCATTTACAACGGATTTCGGGAAAAACATTCAAATAGGAAAAAATGTATTTATTAATTCCGGATGCCGATTTCAGGATCAAGGGCAAATCCTTATCGGGAATCAATGCCTGATCGGTCATAATGTTGTTCTGGCAACCATTAACCACGATTATAATCCGGAAAACAGAGGGACAATGTACCTGAAGCCAGTGATATTGAAAGATAGAACATGGATTGGTTCCAATGCGACGATACTTCCTGGCGTTACAGTCGGCGAAAATGCTGTTGTGGCAGCTGGTTCTGTTGTTACCAAAGATGTAGCACCGAATACGATTGTCGGCGGTAATCCGGCGAAGTTACTGTCTACATTAGCAGATAAAATGGAGTGA
- a CDS encoding cupin domain-containing protein: MAKNEDVKNGVIFPAGEKNDAFSQYFVGQSYLQSLVADPEVSVGVGNVTFEPGCRNNWHIHHDGYQLLLVTGGEGWYQEEGKPAQFLKPGDVVVTHDGVKHWHGATKDSWFEHIAITAGTPEWLEPVSDDIYSKLEEK; the protein is encoded by the coding sequence ATGGCGAAAAATGAAGACGTAAAAAATGGCGTGATATTTCCGGCAGGCGAAAAGAATGATGCTTTTTCGCAATACTTTGTCGGGCAAAGCTATCTGCAAAGTTTAGTTGCCGATCCGGAAGTCAGCGTAGGTGTTGGTAATGTGACATTCGAGCCTGGCTGCCGTAATAATTGGCATATCCATCATGACGGTTATCAATTATTGCTGGTAACTGGCGGAGAAGGATGGTATCAGGAAGAAGGGAAACCGGCCCAATTTTTAAAACCCGGTGATGTAGTTGTAACGCACGACGGAGTCAAACATTGGCATGGTGCGACAAAGGACAGCTGGTTTGAGCATATTGCTATAACAGCTGGCACCCCGGAATGGCTGGAACCTGTTTCGGATGATATTTATTCCAAATTAGAAGAAAAATAA
- a CDS encoding Lin0512 family protein, translated as MEQMLFIQTGTGVDLHGQDINEASKRAVIDAIHSNSMPGVQNALPDQDLNNMKVNVKLGIPRDGNHLDEEKIKKLIPYGDVSVEKLDGGLVTTSGIYLSDQEDKNDLMYIVNAVVEVGY; from the coding sequence ATGGAACAAATGCTATTTATCCAGACAGGTACAGGTGTAGATTTACATGGACAAGATATTAACGAAGCTTCCAAACGTGCTGTTATCGATGCGATTCACTCTAATTCGATGCCAGGAGTTCAAAACGCGCTGCCTGACCAAGATTTAAACAATATGAAAGTAAATGTAAAATTAGGCATTCCGAGAGATGGGAATCACCTGGATGAAGAAAAAATAAAAAAATTAATACCGTACGGCGATGTGTCAGTGGAAAAGTTAGATGGCGGATTGGTTACAACCAGCGGTATCTATCTAAGTGACCAAGAGGATAAAAATGATTTAATGTATATTGTCAATGCAGTGGTCGAAGTGGGATATTAG
- a CDS encoding carboxymuconolactone decarboxylase family protein, translated as MAKKQTAGRDNLGEFAPQFAALNDDVLFGEVWSRESELSPRDRSMITCANLMTQGVPQLEAHLNMAKQNGVTKEEVVELITHLAFYTGWPKAWSALNTAKEIFDEA; from the coding sequence ATGGCAAAGAAACAAACAGCAGGCCGTGACAATTTGGGAGAATTTGCTCCCCAATTTGCGGCTCTAAACGATGATGTATTATTTGGTGAAGTATGGTCCAGAGAGTCCGAATTATCTCCGCGCGACCGTAGTATGATTACCTGTGCCAATCTAATGACACAAGGCGTACCGCAATTAGAGGCGCATTTAAACATGGCAAAACAAAACGGTGTGACCAAAGAAGAAGTAGTCGAATTGATAACGCATCTGGCTTTCTACACAGGATGGCCTAAAGCCTGGAGTGCTTTGAATACAGCGAAAGAAATTTTTGATGAAGCGTAA
- a CDS encoding SDR family oxidoreductase: MAIKDKVVIVTGASSGIGEATAKLLASQGAKLVLGARREEKLQELTEVITNDGGQAVYQIADVTKVEDNQKLVDLAKTEFGKVDVIFLNAGLMPNSPLSALKSGEWNRMVDVNLKGVLNGIEAILPEFKQQKSGHVITTSSVAGLKAYPGGAVYGATKWAVRDLMEVLRMESAQEGTNIRTATIYPAAVRSELLETITDEETAKGTNEMYNQYEIGPDRVANVVAFAIDQPEDTNVNEFTIGPTTQPW; this comes from the coding sequence GTGGCCATTAAAGACAAAGTCGTGATTGTCACAGGAGCATCATCAGGTATTGGTGAAGCTACTGCTAAATTGTTGGCAAGCCAAGGAGCGAAATTGGTGTTAGGTGCCCGCCGCGAAGAAAAACTGCAAGAATTAACGGAAGTCATTACCAATGATGGTGGACAGGCAGTTTATCAGATAGCGGATGTCACAAAAGTAGAAGATAATCAGAAGTTAGTAGATTTAGCCAAGACGGAATTTGGTAAAGTCGATGTTATCTTCTTAAATGCCGGCTTAATGCCAAACTCTCCATTATCTGCACTGAAGAGTGGTGAATGGAATCGAATGGTGGATGTGAACTTAAAAGGTGTTTTAAATGGTATAGAAGCTATTCTGCCGGAATTTAAACAACAAAAATCCGGACATGTGATTACAACTTCTTCGGTTGCAGGCCTCAAAGCTTATCCTGGTGGTGCTGTCTATGGCGCAACCAAGTGGGCAGTACGTGATTTAATGGAAGTTCTGCGTATGGAATCTGCTCAGGAAGGAACAAATATCCGTACGGCAACGATTTATCCGGCAGCTGTCCGGTCAGAACTGCTTGAAACCATCACAGATGAAGAAACTGCAAAAGGTACCAATGAAATGTATAATCAATATGAAATCGGACCAGATCGTGTTGCGAATGTTGTTGCGTTTGCTATCGATCAGCCGGAAGATACCAATGTAAATGAATTTACGATTGGACCGACTACACAGCCTTGGTAA